The Lysobacterales bacterium genome has a segment encoding these proteins:
- the mtnC gene encoding acireductone synthase has protein sequence MALRAIITDIEGTTSSISFVHDVLFPYARSALPGFVARHRDDPEVRRWLQDVADEIGTGPDAPEVLDTLLHWIDIDRKHTALKALQGMIWDAGYAGAEFRAHVYPEVPARLAAWKADGLDLYVYSSGSVKAQRLFFGHSEAGDLSGLFDGHFDTTVGGKREAASYAAILEEIGRNGDEVLFLSDVVEELDAAREAGLHTGLLERGGPVADRNGHPAWPDFDAVELPG, from the coding sequence ATGGCCCTGCGCGCCATCATCACCGACATCGAGGGCACCACCAGCTCGATCTCGTTCGTGCACGACGTCCTGTTCCCCTACGCGCGCAGCGCCCTGCCCGGCTTCGTCGCACGCCACCGCGACGACCCCGAGGTCCGGCGCTGGCTGCAGGACGTGGCCGACGAGATCGGTACCGGGCCCGATGCCCCCGAGGTCCTCGACACCCTGCTGCACTGGATCGACATCGACCGCAAGCACACTGCGCTGAAGGCGCTGCAGGGGATGATCTGGGATGCCGGGTACGCGGGCGCCGAGTTCCGCGCGCATGTCTATCCCGAGGTGCCGGCCCGGCTGGCGGCCTGGAAGGCGGACGGGCTGGACCTGTACGTCTACTCCTCCGGGTCCGTGAAGGCGCAGCGGCTGTTCTTCGGGCACAGCGAGGCCGGCGACCTGTCCGGCCTGTTCGACGGGCACTTCGACACCACCGTCGGTGGCAAGCGCGAGGCGGCCTCGTATGCGGCCATCCTGGAAGAGATCGGCCGGAACGGTGACGAAGTGCTGTTCCTGTCCGACGTGGTGGAGGAGCTGGACGCCGCCCGCGAGGCCGGCCTGCATACCGGCCTGCTGGAGCGCGGCGGCCCCGTCGCCGACCGCAACGGCCATCCTGCCTGGCCGGACTTCGACGCCGTCGAACTTCCCGGCTGA
- a CDS encoding acireductone dioxygenase gives MSRLRIFTEADPATPVEVIDDHAGIARALAGIGVRFEQWQAGQPVQPGDAPDKVLAAYAADIERLKAEGGYQAVDVISLSPDHPEREALRRKFLDEHTHSEDEVRFFVAGSGLFTLHVGERVYEVRCEAGDLIGVPDGTRHWFDMGPAPHFVAIRLFTNPAGWVANFTGADIAAKYPRYEPGQAG, from the coding sequence ATGAGCCGCCTGCGCATCTTCACCGAGGCCGATCCCGCCACCCCGGTCGAGGTGATCGACGACCACGCCGGCATCGCCCGCGCCCTGGCCGGCATCGGCGTGCGCTTCGAGCAGTGGCAGGCCGGCCAGCCGGTGCAGCCGGGCGACGCGCCCGACAAGGTGCTGGCCGCCTACGCTGCCGACATCGAGCGGCTCAAGGCGGAGGGCGGCTACCAGGCGGTCGACGTGATCAGCCTGTCGCCCGACCATCCCGAGCGCGAGGCGCTGCGCCGCAAGTTCCTGGACGAACACACCCACAGCGAGGACGAGGTGCGCTTCTTCGTGGCCGGCTCGGGCCTGTTCACCCTGCACGTCGGCGAGCGCGTCTACGAGGTGCGCTGCGAGGCGGGCGACCTGATCGGCGTGCCCGACGGCACCCGGCACTGGTTCGACATGGGCCCGGCGCCGCATTTCGTGGCGATCCGCCTGTTCACCAACCCGGCCGGCTGGGTCGCCAACTTCACCGGCGCCGACATCGCCGCGAAGTACCCGCGCTACGAACCCGGGCAGGCCGGCTGA
- a CDS encoding methylthioribulose 1-phosphate dehydratase, producing MPSFDPARLDAAADTLAAAGRWLSGRGWTPATSSNFSLRLDQGHAAITVSGRDKGALGRDDFMAVDLDGHAVGSARRSSAETLLHTHLYRRDPAIGCVLHTHSKVQTVASRLLADQGGVRLAGYEMLKALAGNASHELAIDLPVFANTQHMPDLVERVEAWLDGGGPAWGYLIEGHGLYAWGADCAEAMRHVEAFEFLLDCELDLRRLRT from the coding sequence ATGCCGAGTTTCGACCCCGCCCGACTGGACGCCGCCGCCGATACCCTGGCCGCGGCCGGTCGCTGGCTGTCGGGGCGAGGCTGGACACCCGCGACCAGCAGCAACTTCTCGCTGCGCCTGGACCAAGGCCATGCGGCGATCACCGTGTCGGGCCGCGACAAGGGCGCCCTGGGCCGCGACGATTTCATGGCCGTCGACCTCGATGGCCATGCGGTGGGCAGCGCCCGGCGCTCGTCGGCGGAGACCCTGCTGCATACCCACCTGTACCGGCGCGATCCGGCGATCGGCTGCGTGTTGCATACGCACTCGAAGGTGCAGACGGTCGCCTCGCGGCTGCTGGCCGACCAGGGCGGCGTGCGCCTGGCCGGCTACGAGATGCTCAAGGCCCTGGCCGGCAACGCCAGCCACGAGCTGGCCATCGACCTGCCGGTGTTCGCCAACACCCAGCACATGCCCGACCTGGTCGAACGCGTCGAGGCCTGGCTGGACGGCGGCGGCCCGGCCTGGGGCTATCTGATCGAGGGCCACGGCCTGTACGCCTGGGGCGCCGACTGCGCCGAGGCGATGCGCCACGTCGAGGCCTTCGAATTCCTGCTGGACTGCGAACTGGACCTGAGGAGACTGCGGACATGA
- a CDS encoding DNA-3-methyladenine glycosylase I — MAEGARCWWCGDDPLYVDYHDNEWGRPQGDDVRLFEKLCLEGFQAGLSWITILRKRENFRRAFEGFRPERVARYGEPEIQRLLADAGIVRHRGKIEAAIGNARRTLEVIDRHGSLAAFLWRFEPDPATRPPRIDRSTVATLVTSLESQAMSKALRKEGFRFVGPTTMYAMMQSVGMVNDHLEDCPGRAPALAARAAFVVPR, encoded by the coding sequence ATGGCCGAGGGCGCGCGCTGCTGGTGGTGCGGGGACGACCCGCTGTACGTGGACTACCACGACAACGAATGGGGCAGGCCGCAGGGCGACGACGTGCGCCTGTTCGAGAAGCTGTGCCTGGAGGGCTTCCAGGCCGGCCTGAGCTGGATCACCATCCTGCGCAAGCGCGAGAACTTCCGGCGCGCCTTCGAGGGCTTTCGGCCGGAACGGGTGGCCCGTTACGGGGAGCCCGAAATCCAGCGCCTGCTGGCCGACGCCGGCATCGTCCGCCACCGCGGCAAGATCGAGGCGGCGATCGGCAACGCCCGGCGCACCCTGGAGGTGATCGACCGACACGGCTCGCTGGCCGCCTTCCTGTGGCGCTTCGAGCCCGACCCGGCAACCCGGCCGCCACGGATCGACCGCAGCACGGTCGCGACCCTGGTCACCAGCCTGGAGTCCCAGGCGATGTCGAAGGCCTTGCGCAAGGAAGGCTTCCGCTTCGTCGGACCGACCACGATGTACGCGATGATGCAGTCGGTGGGCATGGTCAACGATCACCTCGAGGATTGCCCGGGCAGGGCCCCGGCGCTGGCGGCGCGCGCGGCCTTCGTGGTGCCGCGCTGA
- a CDS encoding 23S rRNA (adenine(2030)-N(6))-methyltransferase RlmJ, whose protein sequence is MNYRHSFHAGNVGDALKHVALLELLRLLTAKDGALLYLDSHAGAGGYELAGDADRTGEWQQGIGRLWGATGAPPAVARWLAAVAAWNEGGKRLHRYPGSPGLAADALRGQDRLLLCESQPAVAEALRKRLAGHDRRVQVLEGDGYHALKAHLPPPERRGLVLIDPPYEAQQAEFDAIIAALREGLRRFPTGVYAIWYPIKQASAVAHFLRQLGDLPVKSALTLELWVRATDSPLRMNGSGLAVLNPPWKLDQDAASSWLPWLARELAQERGAGWRCHWLRRETAAKAADADPPPGKPHPAAARRPAPRARPRTLR, encoded by the coding sequence ATGAACTATCGCCACAGCTTCCATGCCGGCAACGTCGGCGACGCGCTCAAGCACGTCGCCCTGCTGGAACTGCTGCGCCTGCTCACCGCCAAGGACGGCGCCCTGCTCTATCTCGACAGCCACGCCGGCGCCGGCGGCTACGAACTGGCCGGGGATGCCGACCGCACCGGGGAGTGGCAGCAGGGCATCGGCCGGCTCTGGGGCGCCACCGGCGCGCCGCCGGCGGTGGCGCGCTGGCTGGCTGCGGTGGCGGCCTGGAACGAGGGCGGCAAGCGCCTGCACCGTTATCCCGGCTCGCCCGGCCTGGCCGCCGACGCCCTGCGCGGTCAGGATCGCCTGCTGCTGTGCGAGTCCCAGCCCGCGGTAGCCGAGGCCCTGCGCAAGCGCCTTGCCGGCCACGACCGCCGCGTCCAGGTGCTGGAGGGCGACGGCTACCACGCGCTGAAGGCGCATCTGCCGCCCCCGGAACGCCGCGGCCTGGTGCTGATCGATCCGCCCTACGAGGCCCAGCAAGCCGAGTTCGACGCCATCATCGCGGCGTTGCGCGAGGGCCTGCGCCGCTTCCCGACCGGGGTCTACGCGATCTGGTACCCGATCAAGCAGGCCAGCGCCGTGGCCCATTTCCTGCGCCAGCTCGGCGATCTGCCCGTGAAGTCGGCGCTGACCCTGGAACTGTGGGTGCGCGCCACCGATTCGCCACTGCGCATGAACGGCAGCGGCCTGGCCGTGCTCAACCCGCCCTGGAAGCTGGACCAGGACGCCGCCAGCAGCTGGCTGCCCTGGCTGGCCCGGGAACTGGCCCAGGAGCGCGGTGCCGGCTGGCGTTGCCACTGGCTGCGGCGCGAGACGGCCGCAAAGGCGGCCGACGCCGACCCGCCGCCCGGCAAGCCGCATCCGGCCGCAGCCCGCCGCCCTGCGCCGCGCGCGCGACCGCGGACGCTGCGCTGA
- a CDS encoding DUF885 domain-containing protein, translated as MSTATAPTVARRRRPWPLRLLKWLALTVLVVLVLGAGFAWWQWKTDRPLTVRWLYERIFFEYALGDPEMLSYLRVLPSWMDFYSHRLTDASMARGEAMRQKLRRDLDSLRSYDRESMGPDGRLSYDILEYFLGQQVRNERWQYHNFPVNQMFGVQSSLPDFMVQMHAIGNARDARNYVARLEQFPVKFDQVLEGLRHRESIGVLPQRFVVDKVLVQMRDFIAMPPEEHLLYTSLVGKLDALDGKVAGQERVEILHDAREAVAGRVYPAYGALIGYFEHLAGRIDGNHGAWSLPDGLAFYDDQIEVHTTTRMSAEEIHAIGLAEVARIGAEMDAILRSQGLEEGSIGERLHTINQRPDQLFPDTDEGRQQILDEFQRIIDEISEGLGDYFDVRPAAGVEVRRVPEFSEKTAPGAYYQAPAMDGSRPGVFYANLRNVAEMPRFAMRTLAYHEGVPGHHFQIAIMQELKGVPTFRRLLGFTAYSEGWALYTEQLAWEAGFQSDPLDNLGRLRDEMFRAVRLVVDTGMHAKRWTREQAIDYMLAHTGQPETDVVAEIERYLVNPGQALAYKVGMLKILELRERARAALGERFDIREFHNQVLTHGAMPLALLERIIDDWIARSRTA; from the coding sequence ATGTCCACAGCTACAGCCCCCACCGTCGCCCGCCGGCGGCGTCCCTGGCCCCTGCGCCTGCTCAAGTGGCTGGCGCTGACCGTGCTGGTCGTGCTGGTGCTGGGCGCCGGCTTCGCCTGGTGGCAGTGGAAGACCGACCGGCCGCTGACCGTTCGCTGGCTCTACGAGCGGATCTTCTTCGAGTACGCCCTGGGCGACCCGGAGATGCTGTCCTACCTGCGCGTGCTGCCGTCGTGGATGGACTTCTACTCGCACCGCCTGACCGACGCCTCGATGGCCCGCGGCGAGGCGATGCGCCAGAAGCTGCGCCGCGACCTCGACTCCCTGCGCTCCTACGACCGCGAGTCGATGGGTCCGGATGGTCGCCTGTCCTACGACATCCTCGAGTACTTCCTCGGCCAGCAGGTGCGCAACGAGCGCTGGCAGTACCACAACTTCCCGGTCAACCAGATGTTCGGCGTGCAGAGTTCGCTGCCCGACTTCATGGTGCAGATGCACGCCATCGGCAACGCCCGCGACGCCCGCAACTACGTGGCGCGGCTGGAACAGTTCCCGGTGAAGTTCGACCAGGTGCTGGAAGGCCTGCGCCATCGCGAGTCGATCGGCGTCCTGCCGCAGCGCTTCGTGGTCGACAAGGTGCTGGTGCAGATGCGCGACTTCATCGCCATGCCGCCGGAGGAGCACCTGCTGTACACGAGCCTGGTCGGCAAGCTCGACGCCCTGGACGGCAAGGTGGCCGGCCAGGAGCGCGTCGAGATCCTTCACGACGCACGCGAGGCGGTCGCCGGCCGGGTCTACCCGGCCTATGGGGCGTTGATCGGCTACTTCGAGCACCTGGCCGGCCGGATCGACGGCAACCATGGCGCCTGGTCGCTGCCGGATGGCCTGGCCTTCTACGACGACCAGATCGAGGTGCACACCACGACGCGGATGAGCGCCGAGGAGATCCACGCGATCGGCCTGGCCGAGGTCGCCCGGATCGGCGCCGAGATGGACGCCATTCTGCGCAGCCAGGGCCTGGAGGAGGGCAGCATCGGCGAGCGTCTGCACACCATCAATCAGCGACCCGACCAGCTGTTCCCGGACACCGACGAGGGCCGCCAGCAGATCCTGGACGAGTTCCAGCGCATCATCGACGAGATCTCCGAAGGCCTGGGCGACTACTTCGACGTCCGCCCGGCGGCCGGGGTCGAGGTGCGCCGGGTCCCCGAGTTCTCCGAGAAGACGGCGCCCGGCGCCTACTACCAGGCGCCGGCGATGGACGGCTCGCGGCCGGGCGTGTTCTACGCCAACCTGCGCAACGTCGCCGAGATGCCGCGCTTCGCGATGCGCACGCTGGCCTACCACGAGGGCGTGCCCGGCCATCATTTCCAGATCGCCATCATGCAGGAGCTCAAGGGCGTGCCGACCTTCCGCCGCCTGCTGGGCTTCACGGCCTACTCGGAAGGCTGGGCGCTGTACACCGAACAGCTTGCCTGGGAAGCCGGCTTCCAGTCCGATCCCCTGGACAACCTGGGCCGCCTGCGCGACGAGATGTTCCGCGCCGTGCGCCTGGTTGTCGACACCGGCATGCACGCCAAGCGCTGGACCCGCGAGCAGGCGATCGACTACATGCTGGCGCACACCGGGCAGCCGGAGACCGACGTGGTCGCCGAGATCGAGCGCTACCTGGTCAACCCCGGCCAGGCGCTGGCCTACAAGGTCGGCATGCTGAAGATCCTGGAACTGCGCGAGCGCGCTCGCGCCGCGCTCGGCGAGCGCTTCGACATCCGCGAGTTCCACAACCAGGTGCTCACCCACGGCGCCATGCCGCTGGCCCTGCTTGAGCGCATCATCGACGACTGGATCGCACGCAGCCGCACCGCCTGA
- the tgt gene encoding tRNA guanosine(34) transglycosylase Tgt, producing the protein MDFQLLASDGAARRGRLSLPHGVVETPAFMPVGTYGTVKAVLPDQVRDLGAQIVLGNTFHLFLRPGLDVIEAHGGLHGFMRWDGPILTDSGGFQVWSLAERRKITEEGVRFASPVDGARVFLSPEESMRIQRVLNSDIVMIFDECTPYPATERQARDSMALSLRWAERSRRAHEGNPNALFGIVQGGMYPDLRQVSAEGLKAIGFDGYAIGGLSVGEPAAERERVLDATVPHLPAAAPRYLMGVGRPEDIVEAVRRGVDMFDCVMPTRNARNGHYFTAGGEIRIRNARHALDTGPIEEGCDCPACAGGFSRGYLRHLDRCNEILASTLGTLHNLRHYQRLMAGLRAAIAAGRLDDFVADFYARRGVDGPPV; encoded by the coding sequence ATGGATTTCCAACTGCTTGCCTCCGACGGCGCTGCGCGCCGCGGCCGCCTCTCCCTGCCGCACGGCGTCGTCGAGACGCCGGCATTCATGCCCGTGGGCACCTACGGCACGGTCAAGGCGGTCCTGCCCGACCAGGTGCGCGACCTCGGCGCCCAGATCGTCCTGGGCAACACCTTCCACCTGTTCCTGCGCCCGGGCCTGGATGTCATCGAGGCGCACGGCGGCCTGCACGGCTTCATGCGCTGGGACGGCCCGATCCTCACCGATTCCGGCGGCTTCCAGGTCTGGAGCCTGGCCGAGCGCCGCAAGATCACCGAGGAGGGCGTGCGCTTCGCCTCGCCGGTCGACGGCGCCCGCGTATTCCTGTCGCCCGAGGAGTCGATGCGCATCCAGCGCGTGCTGAACTCCGACATCGTCATGATCTTCGACGAATGCACGCCGTACCCTGCCACCGAGCGCCAGGCGCGTGATTCCATGGCGCTCAGCCTGCGCTGGGCCGAACGCAGCCGGCGCGCCCACGAGGGCAACCCGAATGCGCTGTTTGGCATCGTCCAGGGCGGCATGTACCCGGACCTGCGCCAGGTCTCGGCGGAGGGGCTCAAGGCGATCGGCTTCGACGGCTACGCCATCGGCGGCCTGTCGGTGGGAGAGCCGGCCGCCGAACGCGAACGCGTGCTGGATGCCACGGTCCCGCACCTGCCCGCCGCGGCGCCTCGCTACCTGATGGGCGTGGGCCGGCCCGAGGACATCGTCGAGGCGGTGCGCCGCGGCGTCGACATGTTCGATTGCGTGATGCCGACCCGCAATGCCCGCAACGGCCACTACTTCACCGCCGGCGGCGAGATCCGCATCCGCAACGCCCGCCATGCCCTGGACACCGGGCCGATCGAGGAAGGCTGCGACTGCCCCGCCTGTGCCGGCGGCTTCTCGCGCGGCTACCTGCGCCACCTGGACCGCTGCAACGAGATCCTGGCCTCGACCCTGGGCACGCTGCACAACCTGCGCCACTACCAGCGGCTGATGGCTGGCCTGCGCGCGGCCATCGCGGCCGGTCGCCTGGACGATTTCGTCGCCGACTTCTACGCCCGCCGCGGAGTGGACGGTCCGCCGGTCTGA
- the yajC gene encoding preprotein translocase subunit YajC yields the protein MDFLIASAHAQAAPAAGPSAMQPLIMMLIFIAVFYFLLIRPQMKRAKEHRSMVSQLAKGDEVITSGGIAGRITDVGDAFVTIEIADNVAIKVQKHAIGNVLPKGTLKAG from the coding sequence ATGGACTTCCTGATCGCTTCCGCACATGCCCAGGCGGCCCCCGCCGCAGGCCCGTCGGCGATGCAGCCGCTGATCATGATGCTGATCTTCATCGCGGTGTTCTACTTCCTGCTGATCCGTCCGCAGATGAAGCGCGCCAAGGAGCACCGGTCGATGGTCTCGCAGCTGGCCAAGGGCGACGAGGTGATCACCAGCGGCGGCATCGCCGGCCGCATCACCGACGTCGGCGACGCCTTCGTGACCATTGAGATCGCCGACAACGTCGCCATCAAGGTGCAGAAGCACGCGATCGGCAACGTCCTGCCCAAGGGCACCCTGAAGGCCGGTTGA
- the secD gene encoding protein translocase subunit SecD: MINFPKWKYGLVLAVILLAALYALPNLHPQDPAVQLQANRGNVVDEALRERIQGVLERNQVPFTRMSIEDERLLVRFPDTDTQLRAIELVRQEVGEQYVSALNLASTVPDWLASLGGKSMTLGLDLQGGVHFTMEVDQRASIEQQENRFVEDIRVLLRDKRVRYQNVSRTASGIVVNLRSEADRERAYAEIAADLPELVLEFGRGSEDGWLINGRISEATLSEIAANAIEQNVSTLRNRVNELGVAEPIIQRQGESRIVVQLPGVQDTAAAKRILGATATLEYRAVDEAVNAFEVQQTGNVPPDGALYTDRRGNPVVLKKRLIVSGDQLVNAASGFDSRDGSPMVSVRLNAAGARRMQEFTNENVGKGMAVVFVERIPDVRLVDGREVRSTRIRQEVISIATIREPFGRNFQTTGLDSASEASELALLLRAGALAAPIDIVEERVIGPSLGQDNIERGTRAIVIGFAAVLLFMLVYYRMFGLVANIALVANVVLIVALLSLLGATLTMPGIAGIVLTIGMAVDANVLIFERIREEIRNGNTPVSSIRAGYDKAWTTIIDANITTLIAGVSLLAFGSGPVRGFAVVLCIGILTSMFTAVTVSEAIVSLIYGRGRKVKGLSI, translated from the coding sequence ATGATAAATTTCCCTAAATGGAAGTACGGCCTGGTCCTGGCCGTGATCCTGCTGGCTGCGCTCTACGCGCTGCCCAACCTTCATCCCCAGGACCCGGCGGTCCAGCTGCAGGCCAATCGCGGCAACGTGGTGGACGAGGCGCTGCGCGAGCGCATCCAGGGGGTGCTCGAGCGCAACCAGGTCCCGTTCACGCGGATGTCGATCGAGGACGAGCGCCTGCTGGTCCGCTTCCCGGACACCGATACGCAGTTGCGCGCGATCGAGCTGGTCCGCCAGGAGGTCGGTGAGCAGTACGTCTCGGCGCTGAACCTGGCGTCGACGGTGCCCGACTGGCTGGCATCGCTGGGCGGCAAGTCGATGACCCTGGGCCTGGACCTGCAAGGCGGCGTCCACTTCACCATGGAGGTCGACCAGCGGGCCAGCATCGAGCAGCAGGAGAACCGCTTCGTCGAGGACATCCGGGTGCTGCTGCGCGACAAGCGCGTGCGCTACCAGAACGTCAGCCGGACGGCCTCCGGCATCGTCGTCAACCTGCGCAGCGAGGCCGACCGCGAGCGCGCCTACGCGGAGATCGCCGCCGACCTGCCCGAGCTGGTGCTGGAATTCGGCCGCGGCAGCGAGGACGGCTGGCTGATCAACGGCCGGATCAGCGAGGCCACGCTCAGCGAGATCGCCGCCAACGCCATCGAGCAGAACGTCTCGACCCTGCGCAACCGCGTCAACGAACTGGGTGTCGCCGAGCCGATCATCCAGCGCCAGGGCGAGTCGCGCATCGTCGTCCAGCTTCCCGGCGTGCAGGACACCGCCGCCGCCAAGCGCATCCTCGGCGCCACCGCCACCCTGGAGTACCGTGCGGTCGACGAGGCCGTCAACGCCTTCGAGGTCCAGCAGACCGGCAATGTGCCGCCCGACGGCGCGCTCTACACCGACCGCCGCGGCAACCCGGTGGTCCTGAAGAAGCGCCTGATCGTCTCCGGTGACCAGCTGGTCAACGCCGCCAGCGGCTTCGACTCGCGCGACGGCAGCCCGATGGTGTCGGTGCGGCTGAACGCCGCCGGCGCCCGGCGCATGCAGGAGTTCACCAACGAGAACGTCGGCAAGGGCATGGCCGTGGTGTTCGTGGAGCGCATCCCGGACGTGCGCCTGGTCGATGGCCGCGAGGTGCGCAGCACCCGCATTCGCCAGGAGGTGATCTCGATCGCCACCATCCGCGAACCGTTCGGCCGCAATTTCCAGACCACGGGCCTGGACAGCGCCAGCGAGGCCAGCGAACTGGCCCTGCTGCTGCGTGCCGGCGCACTGGCGGCACCCATCGACATCGTCGAGGAGCGGGTGATCGGCCCCTCCCTGGGCCAGGACAACATCGAGCGTGGCACGCGGGCGATCGTGATCGGTTTCGCTGCCGTGCTGCTGTTCATGCTGGTCTACTACCGGATGTTCGGTCTGGTCGCCAACATCGCCCTGGTCGCCAACGTCGTGCTGATCGTCGCCCTGCTGTCCCTGCTCGGCGCCACCCTGACCATGCCCGGCATCGCCGGCATCGTGCTCACCATCGGCATGGCGGTCGACGCCAACGTGCTGATCTTCGAGCGCATACGCGAGGAGATACGCAACGGCAACACGCCGGTCAGCTCGATCCGCGCCGGCTACGACAAGGCCTGGACCACCATCATCGACGCCAACATCACCACCCTGATCGCCGGCGTTTCGCTGCTGGCGTTTGGTTCGGGCCCGGTTCGCGGCTTCGCGGTCGTGCTCTGCATCGGCATCCTGACCTCGATGTTCACCGCGGTGACGGTGTCCGAGGCGATCGTTTCCCTGATCTACGGCCGCGGCCGCAAGGTCAAGGGCCTGAGCATCTGA
- the secF gene encoding protein translocase subunit SecF: MFELFNPAWKLPFMRWSRVTLWLSLLAVAVSIVALVRPGLNFALDFTGGTVVELSFEESADLARIRSTLADAGYEGAQVQSFGSTRDVLIRLRPDADVGAAAEGDEARQEAQDAGLAQSAGEAVHRLLTQAGMPSELKRNEFVGPQIGRELAEQGIIAILVVIGGILIYIAVRFEWRFGLAAIAGELHDVIITLGFLALVGREFDLPALAAVLAVAGYSINDKIVIFDRIREMFRTSRRMGPEETIDVACNTTLARTIITSFVTLLSVLALFFIGGEALKSFSLVLIVGIVVGTYSSILFAAPLLNRLGVTKQDLMPKMRDETELQRRP; the protein is encoded by the coding sequence ATGTTCGAACTGTTCAACCCCGCCTGGAAGCTTCCCTTCATGCGCTGGAGCCGCGTCACGCTCTGGCTGTCGCTGCTCGCCGTCGCCGTGTCCATCGTCGCCCTGGTGCGACCGGGCCTGAACTTCGCCCTGGACTTCACCGGCGGCACCGTGGTCGAGCTGAGCTTCGAGGAATCGGCCGACCTCGCCCGGATCCGCAGCACGCTCGCCGATGCCGGCTACGAGGGCGCCCAGGTGCAGTCGTTCGGCAGCACCCGCGACGTGCTGATCCGCCTGCGCCCGGACGCCGATGTCGGCGCCGCGGCGGAGGGCGACGAGGCCCGGCAGGAGGCGCAGGACGCAGGGCTCGCGCAGAGCGCCGGCGAGGCCGTGCATCGCCTGCTCACCCAGGCCGGCATGCCGTCCGAACTCAAGCGCAACGAGTTCGTCGGGCCGCAGATCGGCAGGGAACTGGCCGAGCAGGGCATCATCGCGATCCTGGTGGTGATCGGCGGCATCCTGATCTACATCGCGGTGCGCTTCGAATGGCGCTTCGGTCTCGCGGCGATCGCCGGCGAGCTGCACGACGTGATCATCACCCTGGGCTTCCTGGCCCTGGTCGGCCGCGAGTTCGACCTGCCCGCGCTGGCGGCGGTGCTGGCGGTGGCCGGTTACTCGATCAACGACAAGATCGTCATCTTCGACCGCATCCGCGAGATGTTCCGCACCTCGCGACGCATGGGGCCGGAGGAGACCATCGATGTCGCGTGCAACACCACGCTGGCGCGTACCATCATCACCTCGTTCGTGACCCTGCTGTCGGTGCTGGCGCTGTTCTTCATCGGCGGCGAGGCGCTGAAGAGCTTCTCCCTGGTGCTGATCGTCGGCATCGTGGTCGGCACCTACTCGTCGATCCTGTTCGCGGCGCCGCTGCTCAACCGCCTTGGCGTCACCAAGCAGGACCTGATGCCGAAGATGCGCGACGAGACGGAGCTGCAGCGGCGTCCCTGA